The following proteins come from a genomic window of Megalobrama amblycephala isolate DHTTF-2021 linkage group LG1, ASM1881202v1, whole genome shotgun sequence:
- the LOC125274061 gene encoding nuclear factor 7, ovary-like isoform X1: MASLYEDDFSCPVCHEIFKAPVLLSCSHSFCKECLQQFWRTKETQECPVCRRRSSRDDPPCNLVLKNLCESFLKERNESRSSGSEEICSLHSEKLKLFCLDDKEPVCLVCRDSQKHDNHKFRPFGEAVLSYKEEFNTALKSLKWKLKCRERIIGEFEETVQHIKSQAEHTEHQIKQQFEKLHQFLKDEEEATITALREEEEQKKQIMKEKLEEMNRHISALSHTIKDMEEMMKDNDVCFLKKFPVSMERVQSLQSDPQMASGALIHVSSYLGNLQFRVWKKMQDIVQYTPVILDPNTAHPSLVLSKDLTSMACGLINQLLPNNPERFDKYFCVLGSEGFNSGAHCWDVEVDERSSWSLGVTTASKRRKGRVFFNADVWSVMYGPFQLPGFPVKLKLERVRVYLDYDRGTVSFSDPVTNTHLHTFTPTFTAPVFPFFYSQFPLRILPLSSQ; this comes from the exons ATGGCTTCACTGTATGAAGATGATTTTTCTTGTCCCGTGTGTCATGAAATCTTCAAGGCTCCTGTTCTTCTGTCATGTAGTCACAGTTTCTGTAAAGAGTGTCTTCAACAGTTCTGGAGAACCAAGGAAACTCAGGAGTGTCCTGTCTGCAGGAGAAGATCCTCAAGAGATGATCCTCCGTGTAATCTTGTGTTGAAAAACTTGTGCGAGTCGTTCCTGAAGGAGAGAAATGAGAGTCGTTCATCAGGATCTGAGGAGATCTGCAGTTTACACAGCGAGAAACTCAAACTCTTCTGTCTAGACGACAAAGAGCCTGTGTGTTTAGTGTGCAGAGATTCACAGAAACACGACAATCATAAATTTAGACCCTTCGGTGAAGCTGTTTTATCATATAAG GAAGAGTTCAATACAGCACTGAAGTCCTTAAAGTGGAAACTTAAATGCAGAGAAAGAATCATAGgagagtttgaggaaactgttcAACACATCAag TCTCAAGCTGAGCACACAGAGCACCAGATTAAACAGCAGTTTGAGAAGCTTCATCAGTTTCTCAAAGATGAAGAAGAAGCTACAATCACTGCACtgagggaggaagaggagcagaagaagcagatcatgaaggagaagctggaggagatgaacagacacatctcagctctttcacacacaatcaAAGACATGGAGGAGATGATGAAAGACAATGACGTCTGCTTTCTGAAG aaGTTTCCAGTCTCAATGGAAAG AGTCCAGAGCTTACAGTCGGATCCACAGATGGCTTCTGGAGCTTTGATTCATGTGTCAAGTTACTTGGGCAACCTGCAGTTCAGAGTCTGGAAGAAGATGCAGGACATCGTCCAATACA CTCCTGTGattctggatccaaacacagctCATCCATCTCTTGTCCTGTCTAAAGATCTGACCAGCATGGCATGTGGCTTGATCAATCAACTCCTTCCTAataatccagagagatttgacaAGTATTTCTGTGTTCTGGGTTCAGAGGGTTTTAACTCAGGAGCACACTGCTGGGATGTGGAGGTTGATGAACGTTCATCCTGGAGTCTTGGAGTAACTACAGCATCAAAACGACGGAAAGGACGCGTTTTCTTTAACGCTGATGTCTGGAGTGTGATGTATGGACCATTTCAACTGCCGGGTTTTCCTGTTAAACTGAAGCTTGAGCGTGTGAGAGTGTATCTGGACTATGACAGAGGAACGGTGTCATTCTCTGATCCTGTAACTAACACACatctacacacattcacacccACCTTCACTGCCCCAGTCTTTCCATTCTTTTATAGTCAATTCCCTCTGAGAATCTTACCTCTCAGTAGTCAGTAG
- the jpt1b gene encoding jupiter microtubule associated homolog 1b has product MTTTTTFQGMEPGAKNSSRVLRPPGGASNISFGTDDEKPVRKNKMASSIFAEPDDPHAHRRNNPPGGEASGVLCGEPSAPLRRCQPAIVYDNGAPAERTANSVDQNEHEQENNEEAVEQKEEAAQPSAPSPANPSGRRNPPGGKSSLILG; this is encoded by the exons ATGACTACGACGACCACTTTCCAAGGCATGGAGCCTGGTGCCAAAAACAGTTCCAG GGTGTTGCGTCCCCCTGGCGGAGCCTCTAATATTTCCTTCGGCACAGATGATGAGAAGCCTGTGCGCAAAAACAAGATGGCCTCCAGTATCTTTGCTGAACCTGACGACCCTCACGCCCACCGGAGGAACAACCCGCCAG GTGGAGAAGCGTCTGGTGTCCTGTGTGGTGAACCCTCGGCTCCTCTGAGACGGTGCCAGCCCGCCATCGTTTATGATAACGGCGCTCCCGCCGAACGGACCGCCAACAGTGTG GATCAAAATGAACATGAGCAAGAGAACAACG AAGAGGCGGTGGAGCAGAAAGAGGAAGCCGCACAGCCTTCTGCCCCGTCTCCTGCCAACCCGTCCGGCCGGAGGAACCCACCCGGTGGCAAATCCAGTCTGATCCTGGGCTGA
- the LOC125274061 gene encoding nuclear factor 7, brain-like isoform X2, whose product MASLYEDDFSCPVCHEIFKAPVLLSCSHSFCKECLQQFWRTKETQECPVCRRRSSRDDPPCNLVLKNLCESFLKERNESRSSGSEEICSLHSEKLKLFCLDDKEPVCLVCRDSQKHDNHKFRPFGEAVLSYKEEFNTALKSLKWKLKCRERIIGEFEETVQHIKSQAEHTEHQIKQQFEKLHQFLKDEEEATITALREEEEQKKQIMKEKLEEMNRHISALSHTIKDMEEMMKDNDVCFLKKFPVSMERVQSLQSDPQMASGALIHVSSYLGNLQFRVWKKMQDIVQYKGFNSGAHCWDVEVDERSSWSLGVTTASKRRKGRVFFNADVWSVMYGPFQLPGFPVKLKLERVRVYLDYDRGTVSFSDPVTNTHLHTFTPTFTAPVFPFFYSQFPLRILPLSSQ is encoded by the exons ATGGCTTCACTGTATGAAGATGATTTTTCTTGTCCCGTGTGTCATGAAATCTTCAAGGCTCCTGTTCTTCTGTCATGTAGTCACAGTTTCTGTAAAGAGTGTCTTCAACAGTTCTGGAGAACCAAGGAAACTCAGGAGTGTCCTGTCTGCAGGAGAAGATCCTCAAGAGATGATCCTCCGTGTAATCTTGTGTTGAAAAACTTGTGCGAGTCGTTCCTGAAGGAGAGAAATGAGAGTCGTTCATCAGGATCTGAGGAGATCTGCAGTTTACACAGCGAGAAACTCAAACTCTTCTGTCTAGACGACAAAGAGCCTGTGTGTTTAGTGTGCAGAGATTCACAGAAACACGACAATCATAAATTTAGACCCTTCGGTGAAGCTGTTTTATCATATAAG GAAGAGTTCAATACAGCACTGAAGTCCTTAAAGTGGAAACTTAAATGCAGAGAAAGAATCATAGgagagtttgaggaaactgttcAACACATCAag TCTCAAGCTGAGCACACAGAGCACCAGATTAAACAGCAGTTTGAGAAGCTTCATCAGTTTCTCAAAGATGAAGAAGAAGCTACAATCACTGCACtgagggaggaagaggagcagaagaagcagatcatgaaggagaagctggaggagatgaacagacacatctcagctctttcacacacaatcaAAGACATGGAGGAGATGATGAAAGACAATGACGTCTGCTTTCTGAAG aaGTTTCCAGTCTCAATGGAAAG AGTCCAGAGCTTACAGTCGGATCCACAGATGGCTTCTGGAGCTTTGATTCATGTGTCAAGTTACTTGGGCAACCTGCAGTTCAGAGTCTGGAAGAAGATGCAGGACATCGTCCAATACA AGGGTTTTAACTCAGGAGCACACTGCTGGGATGTGGAGGTTGATGAACGTTCATCCTGGAGTCTTGGAGTAACTACAGCATCAAAACGACGGAAAGGACGCGTTTTCTTTAACGCTGATGTCTGGAGTGTGATGTATGGACCATTTCAACTGCCGGGTTTTCCTGTTAAACTGAAGCTTGAGCGTGTGAGAGTGTATCTGGACTATGACAGAGGAACGGTGTCATTCTCTGATCCTGTAACTAACACACatctacacacattcacacccACCTTCACTGCCCCAGTCTTTCCATTCTTTTATAGTCAATTCCCTCTGAGAATCTTACCTCTCAGTAGTCAGTAG
- the sumo2b gene encoding small ubiquitin-related modifier 2, with amino-acid sequence MADEKPKEGVKTENNDHINLKVAGQDGSVVQFKIKRHTPLSKLMKAYCERQGLTMRQIRFRFDGQPINETDTPAQLEMEDEDTIDVFQQQTGGHI; translated from the exons GAGGGTGTAAAGACAGAGAACAACGACCACATCAACCTGAAGGTGGCGGGACAGGACGGGTCAGTGGTCCAGTTTAAAATCAAGAGACACACACCCCTCAGCAAGCTTATGAAGGCCTACTGCGAGAGACAG GGACTGACAATGAGGCAGATTCGATTCCGGTTTGATGGACAGCCTATCAATGAAACAGACACACCCGCACAG TTGGAAATGGAGGATGAAGACACAATTGACGTTTTCCAGCAACAGACAGGAGGACACATCTGA